From a region of the Gossypium raimondii mitochondrion, complete genome genome:
- the nad6 gene encoding NADH dehydrogenase subunit 6, with protein sequence MILSVLSSPALVSGLMVARAKNPVHSVLFPILVFRDTSGLLLLLGLDFSAMIFPVVHIGAIAVSFLFVVMMFHIQIAEIHEEVLRYLPVSGIIGLIFWWEMFFILDNETIPLLPTQRNTTSLRYTVYAVKVRSWTNLETLGNLLYTYYSVWFLVPSLILLVAMIGAIVLTMHRTTHGAVKRQDVFRRNAISFRRTIMRRTTDPITR encoded by the coding sequence ATGATACTTTCTGTTTTGTCGAGCCCTGCTTTGGTCTCTGGTTTGATGGTTGCACGTGCTAAAAATCCGGTACATTCCGTTTTGTTTCCCATCCTAGTCTTTCGCGACACTTCAGGTTTACTTCTTTTGTTAGGTCTCGACTTCTCCGCTATGATCTTCCCAGTAGTTCATATAGGAGCTATAGCCGTTTCATTCCTATTCGTTGTTATGATGTTCCATATTCAAATAGCGGAGATTCACGAAGAAGTATTGCGCTATTTACCAGTGAGTGGTATTATTGGACTGATCTTTTGGTGGGAAATGTTCTTCATTTTAGATAATGAAACCATTCCATTACTACCAACCCAAAGAAATACGACCTCTCTGAGATATACGGTTTATGCCGTAAAGGTACGAAGTTGGACTAATTTGGAAACATTGGGCAATTTACTTTATACCTACTATTCCGTCTGGTTTTTGGTTCCTAGTCTGATTTTATTAGTAGCCATGATTGGGGCTATAGTACTGACTATGCATAGGACTACCCACGGAGCGGTGAAAAGACAGGATGTATTCCGACGAAATGCTATTTCTTTTAGGAGGACTATAATGAGGAGGACGACAGACCCAATCACGAGATAA